Proteins from a single region of Deltaproteobacteria bacterium:
- a CDS encoding M23 family metallopeptidase codes for MYRRRQQGYSLILISKDHRQIRRWEVRRWWVKASLIAAGCFGVTLGLTSWGFHHYWQGYAATETIRIQNGQYDQERAALLARLAALEESVERADRLVARLESDEKVPQKSPMTEGIGPLTEARDLPTLPALNQVRQLHLNNAMQQDEEMLSFSDAEGRLTKLGDAARRVEDRLTKVYEVRKHRDAFWSSLPTLWPIKGWITSGFGPRRANRVGGTRFHEGIDIAAPVGTVVRASGDGMVTFSGYKGGYGRSVIIDHGFGVSTLYAHGAEVMVAEGARVKRGTPIAMVGMTGRTSGPHLHYEVHVDGAPTDPLRYLAGRK; via the coding sequence GTGTATCGACGACGACAGCAAGGTTATAGTCTGATTTTGATTTCGAAAGATCACCGCCAGATTCGCCGTTGGGAAGTGCGCCGTTGGTGGGTCAAGGCATCACTCATTGCAGCCGGTTGTTTTGGCGTGACGTTGGGACTGACTAGCTGGGGATTTCATCATTATTGGCAGGGCTATGCCGCCACGGAGACCATCCGGATTCAAAACGGACAATACGATCAAGAGCGCGCGGCGTTACTGGCACGCCTTGCCGCGTTAGAAGAGTCCGTAGAACGCGCCGACCGTCTGGTGGCCCGGTTGGAGTCCGATGAGAAAGTTCCACAAAAAAGCCCGATGACGGAAGGTATTGGTCCTCTCACCGAAGCGCGGGACCTCCCGACGTTGCCAGCCCTGAATCAAGTGCGCCAGCTCCATTTAAATAACGCCATGCAGCAAGATGAAGAGATGTTGTCATTCTCCGACGCAGAAGGGCGACTCACTAAGCTGGGCGATGCGGCGCGGCGTGTCGAAGACCGGCTCACCAAAGTTTATGAAGTGCGGAAGCACCGCGATGCCTTTTGGTCGTCGTTGCCCACGTTGTGGCCGATCAAGGGATGGATCACGTCCGGGTTCGGTCCGCGACGCGCCAACCGTGTCGGTGGCACCCGATTCCACGAAGGCATCGACATCGCAGCGCCGGTCGGAACAGTCGTGCGTGCCAGTGGAGACGGAATGGTCACGTTCTCCGGCTATAAAGGTGGATACGGGCGCTCAGTCATCATCGATCATGGCTTCGGTGTCTCCACGTTATATGCGCATGGCGCCGAAGTGATGGTCGCGGAAGGGGCGCGCGTGAAGCGCGGTACTCCAATCGCGATGGTGGGAATGACCGGTCGCACCAGTGGCCCCCATCTTCATTACGAAGTCCACGTCGACGGGGCGCCAACGGACCCGTTGCGTTATCTCGCCGGGCGGAAGTAA